The stretch of DNA CGCCGTAAATGACGAAGTCATTGCGACGGGTATTCGGCAATCGCTTGCGAATGCTTTGGTTGAGAAACGGCAGTCCGACACGCTTATTGAGGTTATTCAAGCCGAAGACATCGGTAAGCTTCCTGATCAAAACCTTGCTGAAGTTCTTGAAAACATCACAGGTATTCAAATCACGCGTACAGCGGGTGTCGGTACAGGGGTGCAAATCCGTGGTACAGGTGCCAACCGCACGGAAATCAATGGCGTTTCGTCCGTCGGGTCAGGTTTTGGCCGTACGGGAATCAGTTTTGAAGACCTGCCGGCCTCCCTAATTTCTTCTGTTGAAGTCACCAAGGTGCCTGAAGCGGCAACAATCGAGGGCTCCGTCGGTGGTACAATTAATCTTCGTACACTGCGCCCGCTAGATTTGGATGAACGTATTATTGCCGTCCGCGTTCAGGGTGAGAGCAGTGACTTGGCCGAAAGCATCACGCCGCGCGTTTCGGGCACGATTGGCAACAACTGGACGAATAACAAAGGTCAAGAACTTGGTGTTGTCTTCAGTGGTAGCTACACGCAACAAGACAATGTCTTCTTCAACCCGCGCGCTGATCGTGACGCCGTTTTGAGTTCAGACTCAAGCCTAGCCAGTGCAGAAGAGTTTGATTTCCTCCGCATTCAATTCTTCCAGCAAAATCTTGACAGATATGAATATGAAACACTCAACCTAAATGGTTCTTTGGAGTATAAACCCAATGACGACCTTAAGTTCTACGTTGATGGTCTCTACAATGATCAAGAGCGCACACGAGAATCCTTTAATATCGACTTGTCCGGCGTCGCTAACCCAGGTGTTGTCGGCGGTACAGATTACACCGGCTTTGAAACGATTGACTTTGGCACAATCGACGGACCGAACGGCGATGTTGACCTTGGCAGCGTTGAAGCCGCACTATCAGGGGTGCTATTCCCCGGCCGAAATGTCAGGGACGGTCGTTCTGATCAGTTGGACCCAAACCTTCGCGTGACAACGCAAACGGGAGCTCGCGTCACTGAAAGCGCTGTGTTTAGAACTGGTATGGATTGGGCGAAAGACCGATTTAGCGGTAAATTGGAAATCTCTACAGCATCCTCTGAGACGGATTCACCAAACTTTCAGCCACGCTTGGAATTTGTTAACCCGAACTCAGAACAGCCTTCTGCTGAAAATGGCACAGACAACGGTGTTCCCGTTCAGTTCGATCTTTCAGATGGCAGGCTTCAGTTTGGTATTGCGCAAGGTCTAGATTCAACACCAACAACAGAGCAGTTGCTGGATCCGAACAATTACCAGCTTGGCCGCGTGAGCTTCACGGAGCAATCGGCGGACAATCGCGAGACAGCTTTGCGTCTTGATGTGTCTTACGATATGGAAGACTCCATACCGTTCATTACTTCCTTTGATGCAGGTTACCGTTTCAACACGAATTCAACAGAACGTAACCGTGCTTTCTCAAGCGCGAATTACGGCAATGACCTCAATCGTCCAAACGCGGGTTTGTTCTCGCAATTCGTGACCGCTGGTCCGGATAATTTCGGGGATGCTGACGGTCGCGACCTCTTTATTCGTGATTATCTGGCTATAGATGCAGAAATTGCGTTCAGCGATCCTCAAAGTATAGTCGAAGCTATCAATTCTGCTATCGCGGCGACGAATGCCGTGACTGGCGGAGGTACACCGCCTGTTAGTTCAC from Fretibacter rubidus encodes:
- a CDS encoding TonB-dependent receptor, with amino-acid sequence MKTSRNKLFRTTASVIALSALTGLTGTAAAQDAVNDEVIATGIRQSLANALVEKRQSDTLIEVIQAEDIGKLPDQNLAEVLENITGIQITRTAGVGTGVQIRGTGANRTEINGVSSVGSGFGRTGISFEDLPASLISSVEVTKVPEAATIEGSVGGTINLRTLRPLDLDERIIAVRVQGESSDLAESITPRVSGTIGNNWTNNKGQELGVVFSGSYTQQDNVFFNPRADRDAVLSSDSSLASAEEFDFLRIQFFQQNLDRYEYETLNLNGSLEYKPNDDLKFYVDGLYNDQERTRESFNIDLSGVANPGVVGGTDYTGFETIDFGTIDGPNGDVDLGSVEAALSGVLFPGRNVRDGRSDQLDPNLRVTTQTGARVTESAVFRTGMDWAKDRFSGKLEISTASSETDSPNFQPRLEFVNPNSEQPSAENGTDNGVPVQFDLSDGRLQFGIAQGLDSTPTTEQLLDPNNYQLGRVSFTEQSADNRETALRLDVSYDMEDSIPFITSFDAGYRFNTNSTERNRAFSSANYGNDLNRPNAGLFSQFVTAGPDNFGDADGRDLFIRDYLAIDAEIAFSDPQSIVEAINSAIAATNAVTGGGTPPVSSPTEVANNFFNINEDTHAIYAQANFNGETSGLPIRGNLGIRYVDTSIESIGRNVAQGQVSETVTESSYNFLLPRFNVVANVTDDILLRGGVARDIRRPDFSDLATSVAFGTGSNSVVAIGNPDLSPESVWSYDLSAEYYFTPSSLISVGVFHKKRTDLFTDVQEDPPGNEDANGNLNIDVTPPCEQGGIFNPIAARNINSQIDGIGICVPFRTKRNGEGAFTQTGVEAAFQYDLAQFEDRLGWMSGFGVIANYTYQKQGGSANDFASNFRRIGGNRNIFGNLGVADPQLRIAQDNLSKNSYNATLFYDKYGLSARARYTWRSSYTLPASVESFKAGAPLIYSDRGQLNANVTYDFSDNLSVGIEGVNLLQADQEQYCIKNNTLLCFNGFTDRRLIAGVNYKF